A stretch of the Ostrea edulis chromosome 9, xbOstEdul1.1, whole genome shotgun sequence genome encodes the following:
- the LOC125659549 gene encoding uncharacterized protein LOC125659549, with protein sequence MEVFLKYALFLILFLIKTGECLSPDLDNLQKEYGEWRLLRSPVYSTSIGVYKYNDQIEQFAYAGFDEEGDKCQNLLSRLRTIDYNQLTAKEKTDYDIFNDTLSTIVRGDRWKDFNALNPINFLEGPQIDPSYIPKITPFDTVGDYENYIKRLKLIPNQIEEMIERFNKSIEKGHTYHNVSVNKVPGQIDKILEGVNDTNFPLYNPFLDHLKNLKTIEQSKKSNLQNRAVKAVQDIVHKFRDLKKYLETVYFQHTRSGFGVSSWDKGVEFYKECLRWHLSLDMSPEDVHDKGLQEVERISSEMKKVMMKLHHKGSVKEFFDKVKANQSFYFQTGDEIVQWYKNAIHNDIEPKLPTLFKNIPNLPVDVEPNPIDGIGGQYLAGPPDGSRPGVFQVNVHHPNKSVTIDFMALLLHETIPGHHLQISIQSTQAGPSYRRHNLDDKYFQPPTLPPFYTAYIEGWALYAESLGEEMELYKTDYDLMGRYGSEIFRACRLVVDTGLHYFNWTRDDAIQYMLNYTAYGEDEITTEVDRYLTWPGQACAYKIGELQIRKLRRKAKDELGSRFDIKDFHSVVLKDGALPLNVLEKNVNQWITETKSKPTETRKPCTSVGTTRDAGFKLILMICIMFFLI encoded by the exons ATGGAGGTGTTTTTGAAATATGCATTGTTTCTCATATTATTTCTTATCAAAACAG GTGAATGTTTGTCACCTGATCTCGACAACTTACAGAAAGAGTACGGAGAATGGCGTCTGCTAAGATCCCCTGTATATTCCACCTCGATAGGCGTATACAAGTATAACGACCAGATCGAACAATTCGCTTACGCCGGATTCGATGAAGAAGGG GACAAATGTCAAAACCTCCTGAGCCGTCTGAGGACAATTGATTACAACCAACTTACAGCCAAAGAAAAGACAGACtatgatattttcaatgataCATTGTCGACCATTGTGCGGGGAGATCGCTGGAAAGA tttcAACGCCTTAAACCCTATCAATTTCCTCGAGGGTCCACAAATTGACCCATCGTATATTCCGAAAATAACACCATTCGATACTGTCGGTGACTATGAAAACTACATCAAGCGACTGAAATTGATTCCGAATCAG aTAGAGGAAATGATAGAAAGATTTAATAAGTCAATAGAGAAAGGCCACACCTATCATAATGTATCAGtg AACAAAGTTCCGGGACAGATCGATAAAATCCTTGAGGGCGTAAATGATACAAACTTCCCTCTATACAACCCTTTCCTTGACCACTTGAAGAATTTAAAGACCATCGAACAATCCAAAAA ATCAAATCTTCAAAACAGAGCTGTGAAGGCCGTCCAGGATATCGTCCACAAATTTAGAGACCTTAAGAAATATCTTGAAACT GTATATTTTCAACACACCAGATCCGGTTTCGGTGTAAGTAGTTGGGACAAGGGAGTAGAATTCTACAAGGAATGTCTACGATGGCATCTTTCACTGGATATGTCTCCAGAGGATGTACACGATAAGGGACTCCAAGAAGTCGAGAGAATCTCCTCAGAAATGAAAAAG GTCATGATGAAATTACACCACAAAGGTTCTGTCAAAGAGTTTTTTGACAAAGTGAAGGCGAACCagagtttttattttcaaactggT GATGAAATAGTGCAGTGGTACAAGAACGCGATCCACAATGACATAGAACCAAAATTACCAACTTTGTTTAAAAACATTCCAAATTTACCAGTGGA TGTGGAACCTAACCCAATTGATGGCATTGGTGGCCAGTATTTAGCAGGACCACCAGACGGATCACGCCCAGGGGTGTTTCAAGTGAATGTTCATCATCCCAATAAATC GGTGACGATAGACTTCATGGCTTTACTTCTGCACGAAACTATTCCAGGTCATCATTTGCAG ATTAGCATACAGTCTACCCAGGCAGGTCCGTCGTATCGCAGACACAATCTTGATGATAAATATTTCCAGCCACCAACTCTGCCTCCCTTTTACACTGCTTACATAGAA GGATGGGCGTTATATGCTGAATCTCTGGGTGAAGAGATGGAACTGTACAAGACGGATTATGACCT CATGGGAAGATACGGATCAGAAATATTTCGAGCGTGTCGTCTTGTTGTTGATACTGGGTTACACTACTTCAA CTGGACAAGAGACGATGCAATACAATATATGTTGAATTACACAGCATACGGTGAAGACGAAATCACAACGGAAGTCGATCGATATCTGACATGGCCAGGCCAAGCATGCGCATACAAAATCGGCGAACTTCAAATAAGAAAATTGCGCAGAAAAGCAAAAGATGAATTAG GGTCCAGATTTGACATTAAGGATTTCCACTCCGTTGTTCTGAAAGATGGAGCCCTACCTCTGAATGTCCTGGAGAAGAATGTCAATCAGTGGATTACTGAAACAAAGAGTAAACCCACAGAGACAAGGAAACCGTGCACCTCCGTCGGAACAACTAGAGACGCGGGATTTAAACTGATTTTGATGATCTGTATCATGTTTTTTCTGATATAA